Below is a window of Halomonas sp. Bachu 37 DNA.
GCCATGCGTCGATACGGTAAGCGGACCATGACCCACGCCGGGCTACCGGCCGGCATTGCCGATCTGTTGGCAAAGGCCGGCCCGGTCTTCGCCGTGGTTCTAACTACCTTGATTACCCTCCACTGGGGACTCGATGAAAAAGGCGTCGACGTGGTCGGGGCGATTCCGTCGGGCCTTCCGGCGCTGACCTTCCCCTGGCCTGAAACCAGTTTATGGCGCGCCTTGTTGATACCGGCCTTGCTGATCAGTCTTGTGGGGTTTGTCGAGTCTGTCTCCATGGGACAGATGCTGGCCGCCAAGCGTCGCCAGCGAATCTCGCCCAACCAGGAGTTGATAGGGCTCGGCAGTGCCAACCTGGCGGCGGGAATCACGGCGGGGATGCCGGTCACCGGTGGGCTGTCACGCACGGTCATCAACTATGACGCGGGAGCGCAGACTCCGGCAGCTGGAGCCTTTGCGGCACTGGGCATCGCCCTGGTCACGCTCTACATGACCTCGCTGTTGCACTACTTGCCGATCGCCACGCTCGCCGCCACCATCACCGTGTCGATACTGACGTTGGTGGATATTTCCATGCTGCGCCAGACCTGGCGCTATTCGCGTAGCGATTTCGCCGCCATGGCGGTGACCATCGTCTTGACCCTGGTGGAGGGCGTCGAGGCCGGGATCATTGCCGGCGTCACCCTATCGATCAGCCTGTTTCTCTACCGGACCAGCCGCCCCCACAGCGCCCTGGTCGGCCGCGTCCCCGGCACCGAACATTTCCGCAACATTACGCGCCACGATGTCGACACCGCAAGCCATCTTGCATTGCTCCGTATCGATGAAAGTCTCTACTTCGCCAATGCCCGATATCTGGAAGACACCATCTACAATCTTGTCGCCAGCCGCCCCGAGCTCGAGCACGTGGTATTGATCTGCTCCGCGGTCAATCTCATCGATGCATCGGCGCTGGAAAGCCTGGACGCGATCAACGCTCGCTTGAAGGATTCCAGCGTCACCTTGCACCTCGCCGAAGTGAAAGGCCCTGTCATGGACCAGCTCAAGCAGAGCGATTTCATCGACGACTTGACCGGCCGGGTCTTTCTGAGCACCTATTCCGCCTGGCGCGAACTCTCTTGAACCGACCTCCCGCCGTTTATTAAACCATTCGCATTGAACCATTCACTCAACGCCAGGCTCATGCCTGGCGTTTTTCCATAGCTACAATCCCGTAGCTTGCTGCGCTCCATCGTTTCCTTAGGTTCCTTCAGCTGTTGTCGTTTGACGGGAGCATTGACATTCCCCTGACCGCCTCCCTACTATCAATCGACCAATAAGCAAAATCAAATACCGCACAGCAAAACACATGTTGCCTATTGTTACTTACAATGACCTGCGACATCACAAACAAAATAAGGAGCGTTTATGCGCCAGTTACACCAATATGCGTCCTTGGCTGCACTTCCCTTTACCCTGTT
It encodes the following:
- a CDS encoding SulP family inorganic anion transporter, which encodes MLKRYLPLLSWLPHYHRRLFGADLLAGIIVTIMVIPQSLAYALLAGLPAVVGLYASILPQLLYCVFGTSRTLAVGPVAIIALMTGAALSGVATPGSDEYVQAALVLSLISGVMLIAMGVLKMGFFSNFLSHPVISGFLTASGILIAASQLGSILGIESAGFTLVERLASLLPNLAQLHWPTLTIGLGTLVFLVAMRRYGKRTMTHAGLPAGIADLLAKAGPVFAVVLTTLITLHWGLDEKGVDVVGAIPSGLPALTFPWPETSLWRALLIPALLISLVGFVESVSMGQMLAAKRRQRISPNQELIGLGSANLAAGITAGMPVTGGLSRTVINYDAGAQTPAAGAFAALGIALVTLYMTSLLHYLPIATLAATITVSILTLVDISMLRQTWRYSRSDFAAMAVTIVLTLVEGVEAGIIAGVTLSISLFLYRTSRPHSALVGRVPGTEHFRNITRHDVDTASHLALLRIDESLYFANARYLEDTIYNLVASRPELEHVVLICSAVNLIDASALESLDAINARLKDSSVTLHLAEVKGPVMDQLKQSDFIDDLTGRVFLSTYSAWRELS